In Plasmodium relictum strain SGS1 genome assembly, chromosome: 7, the genomic stretch gaaaataatttattataattattttgtttttttaaattttctaagTTTTCAGTATTTTCAAAGTAATCgtagtaattttttatattataaatatcttTATTGTTTTGTATATTGTTTTCTATAGCAACTGTCTTCATTTCTGAtgtttttgtatttttataatttattttttgaagatTCCATTTgtcataataattaatatattcatcaaattcaaataaatcctttttttttaagtttacattttcaattttattgttattactaatatcaaatatatttaaagtgtcttcttttatattatcttttttttcatcgttttccttttttaattccttaatttttcttcttttttcttttttaataatgtaaTTTAGTTCATTTATATCCACATCTTTTtgattttctttattttttaaaatttctatttcttttctccatttttttgaattattatttcttacTTCTTCAATCTCTTTGCTCAAGAAACTAAAAAATttcttacattttttatttacatgttcttttatatataatattttatttaaaatcatttttttttttttttaaatatatatatatatatatatatatatatatatatatatatatatatatatatatagaaatatcTACTTATATAATCATTCTAGGgtaaatatgtataaatttttttatataaccaTTTCTTTACAacttaaagttttttttgattcatattatattttaggattttttttttttttctttcttcttagaaaagtaaatttttatattttctccCCGTatctttcattttatataaaaaaaataaaataaaaaaaaattattttatattatactaATAAATACTttccattatttttttttttatttatttatttttctgttAATGTtttctataataaaaataataaaaataaaaatatatcagtattgctatttaaataaatatctcTCTCTCCACccatgtttatatatatatataatcattattttaacatacatatatatacttttattttcataaatatatatatgtttacttCATGAGTTTATATGAACATTTATTACATCTTTATtcacatatttttttgttattattctttttctaagaaatgttaaatgtgtgataatataaataacaaGAAAACTCTTCAAATTAAGAAggatttttttaaaaaaatgtagaaaaagaagaaaaataataaagtagataaaaaaaaaaaaaaaaatagcatttctttaaagaaaatgttcatcaaaaaatatatttcttaattgatctattattaatattattatggATTTTAAAGCATTACCTGCTCTTTTAATTAGTTACACTTATTATTAGTGAGTTCCTTTtcagatttttttttttttttttgttttttttttcatgtaaaaaataatgagtttgtatttaaaaaagacattttttaaaaattataaaaccAACTCAAATTCTTTATCAGAATTTTCATTTGATAGCTATAAGCACAATAATTTACCttgtaataaaaattcttttagtGATAATGAACAGATAGGGTTGAAatgttataataataaaagaaatagcacttttaaaaaaataaaaaataaatataataaagcaACTTATCGTGAAGCGAATGaatgtaaaattaaaaaaagcaaTTTCACAccaaaaaatgaattaaaaaaaaagccCAACATAAATGAAAAGGATCATTGttttaatgaaatttatACAATTTTTAACTATGATTACATAAGAGTtattagaaatataaaaaaactaaagcaagaaaaagataataaagaaaacagTAAGTTTAATGAGCTATCCTATTTTAAaagtgaaaaagaaaaaattgatatactaaataaaattaaaaatgaaaaaattatccAATTTAATCCATTTATGATACATATAGAGAGTGAATATACTATATATtctaaaaagtataaaaaaataaatatcatCTATGTAAaagaatatgataaaaaaaaaaaaaaatttcttgtaaaaaaaaaagttaaaaaaatttataaatttccGAATGAAATTGTTTTTAGCCCATTTTTAAATAGCTTTATATGCTATGAAAATATAGTAAAACTAGAAAAGTATATaactaaaaatttatatcacgaaaatattattaaaatgctatcacatttttattttaatgatgaaattattactttttatgAATATGGAGGTACTTCTCTTATGAAAtggaataaagaaaaaaaaatttttcagCTACAAGAATTTCTAGAACAAAAcgtaaaaaaggaaaaaaaaaaaaaaaggaaaataaataattcatataatatCATCagtaaagagaaaaaaagaataaaatatgaaagtGAAATTATAGGGAAAGCAAATATAATAAGACAACAAAACTCTTCTATTGACTATGAGAATCACAATAAAATAATCTAtcaaaataagaaaaaagccattaaaaataacatattattttgtaaaagaaaagaaaaagaatcaaaaaaaaaaaaaaaaaaaaaaaaaatttttgtatatCCAGAATATCTAATAGCAGAAATATTAAGACAACTACTAAAagtttgtttttttttgtataaacaaaaaatatttcatagcGATATTAAACCATCTAACATAGtaacaaataatataaaaaagaaaaatttaaactcaatttatttttgtaaaaaaactaataaatggtatataagaaaaaaaggaaaagtaataaaaaaaaatttttttattaaactaATAGACTTTGAATTCTCCCAAAAGATTTATGAAGAAAAGGCAAACACTGGTGGTACtacttctttatttaaacCGTTAGAAgattttcaaaaaatgaaaatttatgtTTCCTCAAAAATTGTTTGGCTTTTAGgaataacaatttttattttatcaacaGGCAAACATCCTTTTAGTAAAATAAACAATGACatgcatattttttatttaattcaaaataaaaaatttaatttaaatagacAGTTTATGCACTATAATTATTTCTCTGATTCTTTTAAAGATTTACTTCAAAAAATGTtagaaattaattttaaaaaaagaatttctttctttgatttattttttcaccCTTTTGTGCTTTTCGGATAAAACacgaaaaataatttaaaaaaaaaaaaaaaaaaaaatcaaaagaattaaaaagttTACCTTTctacttatatatatttatattttttttttttttcaattattatCTTATTCCTTCATTTCCTTGAATTTAATAtgaatttttgtttttgctTCTTTTTcccttttaattttaatattttaaacaaaaaattttcaaaatttctagttaaattatatattgatacaatatctataaaaaaaaaaagaaaatataaaaaatagaaagtacaaaaaatagaaaatcagtataaaaaaagagaaaatataaaaaatagaaaaatgtataaaaaatagaaaataagtataaaaaaaaagaaaatataagaaatagaaaaatgcataaaaaaaaaaagaaaatacaaaaaatagagaatatgcataaaaaaaaaaaatacaaaaaatagagaatatgcataaaaaaaaaagtaacatCGCTGTACTTTTCTATGAAGTATAAATTTCTtgattaatatatatatgattatcttatttttaattatgagtatatatatttccgTATCtatgttttcatttttttttctttaatattttaatatttgtattttagctttcttttttttttttttttttaaataactcTTCTATTATAAACTTATGATCTTATAATTTTAGTTACCTTTTTGTTCgtttttttgataataattttattatttaaaaattataatatttatacattgtacttttttttttttttttaaatgaggAAAATTGCACCTTTAGTAATATGTGGACCATCTGGGGTTGGTAAAGgaacattaataaaaaaactgTTGAATGAATTCCCTCATTTTTTTCGATTTTCCGTAAGTTGTACTACTAGAAAAAGAAgggaaaaagaaataaatggAGTTGActactattttttaaatagagaagattttgaagaaaaaattaaaaaaaattattttttagagTATGATAATTAtgcaaataatttatatggtACTTTAAAAAGTGAATATGATAAGGCAGAAAATGAACAAAAGATATGCTTATTtgaaatgaatataaatggAGTAAAGCAATTAAAAACTAGTGAACACATAAAGAAtgctatttatatttttgtaaaaccACCAAGTaatgatattttattaaatagattaaaaaatagaaatacaGAAAATGAGagtcaaattaataaaagaatggaagaattaaaaagagaattagaTGAAGCAAACAAAATTGATTTCAACttctatataataaatgatgAACTAGAAAAGACATATGAAGAACTAAGgaactttttattaaaatcttatgaacatttaaaaaaatgatttttaataaaatttttaccatattaatattataaataaaattaatataaaaattaaaataaaatgaaaaaaattaatatatttatacatttgtatataaatatacttttatggctttaaatttttatttttcctatttttttttattattttatttttttttttttctatcacATACACTTGTTaacaattatttttcttttcaaaaaatatttttttaaataaaattacatatatatatcaaaagaaaaaaattttaatataaaaaaaataaaagtaaaaactcaaaaaaaaaaaaaaaaatgtttttaaagaatgattttacatttttataaaaaaaaattaagaaaaaattttcttttttttacataaaaagatgatagaaaaaaaaaatgaaaattttaaaaagatttCCCTTAATgttagaaaaaatgaaaatgatttgAATGAACAAAATATAGCAAATAATGAATCAAAGATTAAACCAAATCCAAAAGAAATTATCCAAACAttgtaaaaaagaaaaaaaaagtgaaaatacaaatatgcataaagaaagaaaattatatacaatataaaaatgtatttatgtatgtatatatataattatattattatttatataagcaaattattcctttaatttgttataactttatatatttaacttttttttatttttctcatcTCCCATATATCTCCTTAAGAAACACAATTGAGAATATTAGAGAAGGTACATATGAATATAAAGATTTGCaggaaatttattttatgaatgatttagatttattaaatatagtaaatgatacaaaaaatggagaagataaaataaaaaataaagataataataataatgtataTATGCTAGATAGTGATGTTGATAAAGTTTGTATAATTCGATTTCCTTTATCAATttcaaaagaaataaaaaaatatttattaaaaaaaaatttagaattgGAAATTCACCCAACAAGTTTATTAAATTCaagattttttataattcattttaaaaatataaataaaaagttttatgGCATATTAGTTGAATTAGCTACACATATAGAAATACATAAAACGTTGGATGGAATAAATCTTTATAAAACAAGTGATGTGTCTCAAATGATATAtgtatatgaaaataataagaatagTAAAAAACTTCTCAAaagatttataaataataattttcaattaaatagTGGTATTAGCAATAAaactaataattttaattttcaaaattatgCAAAACTTTATAAATATCATGATATATACTTTGCTCAGAAGcttatatatgaatatttaaattctGATTTTTATGATTATTATGATATGTATGTTAAAACATATAATGAAATGCTTAATCATATAAgtattgaaaaagaaaataataaacaaaGCGAAATAGTAGATGAATTAACAGATTTATCGGAAATATTAAGTTCACTTGATAATACTTATAATATAATGAAtcaaatagaaaaagaaaatggaaATATTAACTTTGaagtattattaaattatgaaattGAAAATGAAAACTATGAATCAGATGTGTCTGATTTATTATTAGGAGGAAattattacttaaaaaaaaaacagtgATACAGaactatttatattatatattgttTTTCCTTTAAGTTTTTTcactaaaaaattaataaaagtattttttattgagTCCAGAAAAGTTGgataaatatgataaaaaaaaaaaaaaatgaaagatttatttttttacaaaaggagacaaaataattatactCAATTGGTTGAACCATacacaaaaaatatttcttttttttatagacaAATCTTTTAGTTGTTAATAtccatttaaaataataaccATATGGGGGTGAAAAACTTAAATAAGAAGGgcctaataaaaaaaaaaaaaaaaaaaaaaatttaactatttctactttttaaaaacaaaatttgaAGTTACTttgacatttttttttttttttaattaatacaTTGTATTGATTtataatcatttaaataatatccCGTTTTACAGtagctaaaaaaaaaaaaaattaaatgaattaaaatatataataaagaaaaaattatttttaatttgtgtatgtattttttttttatttttacttgcAAGAATTATAAGGATTACAATAACTTAAtctgtatatataaaaattacaatCAATAATTGAGTGTAAATTCTTATAAATTAGAGGAGAATCtgtacataaaaaaaaaggtatttttaaataaattttatatatatatatatatatattttaagttatatatatattaaataataaatttcaaATTACTATTTTGTATACCTAAAGAAAAGTTATTAAAATGATTATATCCATTaggaaatatattatttgaacttgaatatttttctttataatatttctttaaatgaCTATATTCATCTTCActcaaattatttttatttgaacaaagatttatattaaaattttttgaatgGACACATAAATTTTCAATGACTCCATCCTTTTTGTTATGAGTTCTTATTCTATGGCATTTATGTAtggaacaaaaaaaataaaaaaaaataaaaaaattaattaatataaaattcatcttaatttttgaaaaagtttatattcataattttttttcggAAAAAACACatgtaagaaaaaaaagtcgTTACAGAATACTACTACATTTGTAAAaggaaaacaaaaaaaataacaaccATTGTattgtaattaaaatattatatatacagATATAATTGCTTTcattttctaataatttgtttgaataaataaaaatatatagttatatatcaattatatttcaaacaatatttaaaataacataTCTATgattatgcatatatatatataaagttcatttttttctttagtgaaatattttaattacatttttttttttttaaaaaaattttatgcaCAAATGCGCATTCAAAatattagtatttttttttttcaactcCTTAAAAATATGCCTTTTAAGGGtgattagaaaaaaaaaaaaatacataattttaattacatcataagtaaaaaaaataaaaatataaaaaatcaaatttttagataattatttaaattaattggTTCGTATTTTGATAAacaattcatttaaaaagtgTATGAATAAATTTGTAAAATTCATtatgatatataaaaatataaattcataaatattcacaaatttttttagtaatgGGAAATTTCATAGgatttaaagaaaatgtaaaaataatattttaaaaagaaataatgtactttatatttatttattttttttttcatttatttttattgttttagaataaaaataaagagaatataaatatttttgaaaaaagatATGGTTATAATTTGAATGACTTACATagttacatatataaaattaacttACCTTTAAAACCACCATATATAAACTATgtattagaagaaaaaaacaaaaaagcaaaaaatttCATTGAGGAATATTCGAATAATGAAGAAGATAAATCATTAATTAATACATCAGATCCTGttgatttatataaaaattatgaaagagaaaatatcaataattctaaaaatatttataaaaataaattaataataaataataaggaACCTAGtgaaaaatatgaagatAAATATGTCCATCTATCTTATGATAACAATTATGaatatgatttaaataaaaataatatttacacAGAAGATAATATatcaaattatattttacagAAACATATTTCTGAAAATCAAAATAAAGTTAATAAAACTTATGTTAATTTATGTTTAAACTATTACAATAACTTAAATACAtgtgtaataaaaaaatatgaaaaaaatgtacaaaacaaaaagtataaatttaCTCGTTTACATACTTGTAAACCTCATTATGTAAGAAATGaaattttacatataatttttattttcaattattaaaaatatattttttttttttttttaaggtaTTATTTTCTAGATGTATTAAATATAGAGATAAAAAATTGATGAaggaaataaagaaaatagaaCTAAACTATTTCAACTCTCTTAATAAAGCCAATAAgtacaaaagaaaaattcaaaaaactTTAAGTtgtaatatatatgtgtattgtattttttctttttcttttcagatcatcttatttaaatgaatttttaacGAATATAAATTATCATGAGgtaataaagaagaaataaaataaaatcaaactaaaaaaaaaaaggaaaaaatatatataaaataaaatcattaaaaattaaaaaaaatataatttaaaaaaaataattaataagataattatttattttggtAAAGTACTTGTAGACATTATTTAGATtcattttcttaattttttttttatattcctttttttttttttttagtatgtaataaataaattatacgATGGtgtagaaaaaataaagtaaaaaaaataattaactCTCCTTAAAGATTTttcaatataataaattcatacatatttatatatatatatatatatatatataatttttatattttttaatttaataggTTTAATAAAGAGTTAGAAGAATTAAGAGaaagatataataatatttcaaaacACAATGAATCAACTGGTGAAGAATTACAAAATATTAATGtggaaaaaagaaaaataaattcaaataaaaaacatttattactaaatatataaaagagtAAGAATTAAGGAAccaattttttgtattattaataattataaataataatattaactCCTAATTagtattttaatttctttaatttctataaatatatgtatatataattttttttttttatttactttctttaaaaaagaattgaaaaaagagaaaaaaaaaaaaaaaactaaaggCAGAATAATGTTTATTTAGGatatttcataattatttcattggtgttatttaaattttatttttttattttattacttcAGTACAAAGTAAAAGAagaaaactttttattttatttaaaagggaaaactttattaaatatattttacaataaaaaagGTATCTTTGTACTTAAAtacactaataaaaaaaaagaaaaaattattttagtattaaaaaaaataaatattagtgtattattttttttaatccctatatattaatgtttcaatattttcatataagaatattaatttattttagaataatatattacactaataagtataaaaaaatttttttttctataaatttttaattttatctttttaagaagaaaaatatatttataaaatactaATTCCACTTATATTTATCAACTTTTCATAAATTGtacaaattttaattaaatatattattatataacgtcaaattaaaaaattaaaaaaaaaaaaaaattgaaatatataaacaaaattaCTAAACAATTTTAAGAGTTTCAATACTTTATACtgtgcaaaaaaaaaaaaaattatataaaaaaaaaaatatattgacataaaaaaaaattatttatttttaatattttcattgaaaaaaaccttttttttacatttttaattaaaaatagaaaattatttttaaattttgataaatatatactatatatattaaatttttagtataaaagaaaaattaatattttacatttttatgaaaaaaaaaaataaataaataaataaatataataaaatatgataGATAACAATACATAAActtgtataaaaataattttttttttttttgaaaatagtATATTTCACGGTTAATTAgctgaaattttttttttctgttccaatagttttataataaatacataaggaacacaaatattttatttctaccaattcttttaaaaaaaaaaaatttagaaatatattatttttaatatatataaaaattttgtttctattttttgtgcatcattttattttaaaaaagtaatagtaaatgtattttttttttttgataaaaaaaaaataaaagggcATGCTAATATTTATACAGAATGagtataaaaagtaaaatagaTATGAGTTTAGATGAACTCATAGAAAAGGAAAACATAAAAGTTAATTTGAAATcttcaaatgaaaaaaagactgttaataaatttatagataaaaatactGGTAacaataaaatgaaaaatacatatatacatctatctacctatatatatatatatatatatttagagaaaaaaaagaaagaaagaattttgttaaatatatattatttaatttttttaattttaggtCAGAAGTATTTACATAGCATAATTATATCTAATGTTAATAGCAAAAATTTAGAATTGTATAAAAAAGAGTTTAGTAAATTTgggaaaatatataatatatatcacgacaatgataaaaaaattacgtAAGTTACATCAAATAtaagtaataatatttatttatatattttattttatttatctttttctttttttttcttttttgcattgttttatatataattttatttatatatttttttttaattacgtAGGTATGTtaaatatgataataaaaattcgtGTGACAATGCTATAAGTACTATGAATAACAAAACATTAGACGGGGATACTATTACAATTGTTTTggtatttatttaatttaaaaaaaaaaaaaaaagataatatattttaaaaaaagagattattgtaaaaattaataaaaaagtatatgtttgacaattttttttttttttttttttttttaaatataggGCAAAAAGATATTGGATAAAAAGAATGGAAAGAATATGaatcaaaataatattattaataataatttgaataataataaaattattcctCCTTTTAAAGTTCCCATTTATAATCCAAATGCTTTTCCTtattatgtaaataataacTACTCCCCTTATAATAATATGCCATATCCCAATACttatcaaaataatttttttgaaaaaaatattacaccttataataatagtaataaaaatatttatggtaaaagaaattacatatttttaatatttttcttcttttttttattatataaatgtacTTACCAtttctaaaatatatttatttatatatatttcgttattttattttattttatttttttttttttagaaacaCACAAAAATAATACCATAATAGTAACAAATGTTCCTACTTATTTAAATGCTGAAGATATTTTTTCAGCTTTCCAAGAAACTGGAAAGATTGTTGATGTGCAAATACTTATGaatgaaaaagtaaaatgaaaatttattagttttttattttctattttttctatagcattcatctattttatatattgttatcatttatatattttatattttcatatattattcATTAAGAAAGTATGCTAAATGTCttataaaacatttttttttttttttgaaaaattatttttcgaTATTAactaaattaataaaataataaaattttctttatgatttattttatttatttatttttttttagagaaAATTAACGGGAATTGTGAGTAttgaatatgaaaaaaatgaagcaGCATCTGATGCAGTACGAATGTATGATGGAggatttttaaatgataacCGAATTAGAGTATTTTTAGATTGCCGTtaaatattcctttttttttttttttttttttttaagacattattataaaaagaatgaagaaaatataataaaaagtaatttaaaatttataattttaatgataaaaatataaaatatttatgcacgtatttcatttttttattatatacataattcattttaatatgtatatattttattttgtgtTATCTACAGTTagtctttttttaaattaaaataagatggattttaaaaaaaaaaattatagatgaataaataatgtgcaaaatgaataaaaaaattacacgAAAGCTTTTTGTGATAAATTATTGAAGtgaaatttaatatttttttttttttttttattattactaaatATTCTGCTTAAAttaggaaaataaaaatagttacattaattatttatgtataattttttttttttttttttttatatatattggtTTATAGTGCTTATATTACGTTTTGATCTGTTGTatatattgtatttttttttttttttttttttattattattaattaaagcatatatatttattagagataaattaattaaatttttatttctaatagTTCTGTTAAGATAGAAacatttatgtatatatattatttcattcAGTTAAAacatcttttaattaaaatataagaaattgATTTTGCTTattcaatttaaaaaaatatatatatttttaataattaaatattgaaAAGTGGCAgtgtattttcattttaatgaattttttttttttttttttttcttatacaTTTAAATTCACTTATAATAACTACATTattcttaaaattataaattacattataaattttcctatctgttttataatatttttttttaaatattattattttgttacaatttttatttatcatatttttttttttatgctaTTTCTTTTACTATAATTGTTCTTTGAAGTAATATTGTATTCATTCCATATTCATTTATCTACAAATTTTcaaattctattttttttaaattattaaattctatttttttaaaatatattcatgtattattcttttcttttcttttattatttttattttattttatttttttttttttgttaaaaaatttctttttttctgtCCGTAAGATTTTAaccattttattattttctctcAAAAAATAAGAAGAATAGGtacattttcatattttaattttttgtttataaagataaaaattaataaatatttacatatatatatatatatatatatatatatatatatatatatatatatatctttatattatatatgtaatataaagaattataGACAATTatctttgtatttttataaaaataaattttttttcttaatttaatatggaagaattaaaagaaatcatatataaattgaaaaaattaaaaaagaatttaaataataaagttaCAAATATGAATTACGGTGATTACATGATTAATAATCattatattgaaaaaaaaattgtttatattttgtatcaaataataaagagCTACTATTATTTACTAACTCTTTATGGTaaaagaagtaaaaaaaagaaaagaaaaaaggaaaataagataaaagataaaggcagaaataagaataaaaagtatataaatgaagaaattattttaaaaaaattgaagagaaaaaaaataatacaaaatagatatacaaaaaaaataaaagattttcTTAAATCAAACAAATCAAttaacatatttaaaaattatgttgaaaaaaaatatttaaa encodes the following:
- a CDS encoding serine/threonine protein kinase, putative → MSLYLKKTFFKNYKTNSNSLSEFSFDSYKHNNLPCNKNSFSDNEQIGLKCYNNKRNSTFKKIKNKYNKATYREANECKIKKSNFTPKNELKKKPNINEKDHCFNEIYTIFNYDYIRVIRNIKKLKQEKDNKENSKFNELSYFKSEKEKIDILNKIKNEKIIQFNPFMIHIESEYTIYSKKYKKINIIYVKEYDKKKKKFLVKKKVKKIYKFPNEIVFSPFLNSFICYENIVKLEKYITKNLYHENIIKMLSHFYFNDEIITFYEYGGTSLMKWNKEKKIFQLQEFLEQNVKKEKKKKRKINNSYNIISKEKKRIKYESEIIGKANIIRQQNSSIDYENHNKIIYQNKKKAIKNNILFCKRKEKESKKKKKKKKIFVYPEYLIAEILRQLLKVCFFLYKQKIFHSDIKPSNIVTNNIKKKNLNSIYFCKKTNKWYIRKKGKVIKKNFFIKLIDFEFSQKIYEEKANTGGTTSLFKPLEDFQKMKIYVSSKIVWLLGITIFILSTGKHPFSKINNDMHIFYLIQNKKFNLNRQFMHYNYFSDSFKDLLQKMLEINFKKRISFFDLFFHPFVLFG
- the GK gene encoding guanylate kinase, putative, which gives rise to MRKIAPLVICGPSGVGKGTLIKKLLNEFPHFFRFSVSCTTRKRREKEINGVDYYFLNREDFEEKIKKNYFLEYDNYANNLYGTLKSEYDKAENEQKICLFEMNINGVKQLKTSEHIKNAIYIFVKPPSNDILLNRLKNRNTENESQINKRMEELKRELDEANKIDFNFYIINDELEKTYEELRNFLLKSYEHLKK
- the TAF7 gene encoding transcription initiation factor TFIID subunit 7, putative; this encodes MIEKKNENFKKISLNVRKNENDLNEQNIANNESKIKPNPKEIIQTLNTIENIREGTYEYKDLQEIYFMNDLDLLNIVNDTKNGEDKIKNKDNNNNVYMLDSDVDKVCIIRFPLSISKEIKKYLLKKNLELEIHPTSLLNSRFFIIHFKNINKKFYGILVELATHIEIHKTLDGINLYKTSDVSQMIYVYENNKNSKKLLKRFINNNFQLNSGISNKTNNFNFQNYAKLYKYHDIYFAQKLIYEYLNSDFYDYYDMYVKTYNEMLNHISIEKENNKQSEIVDELTDLSEILSSLDNTYNIMNQIEKENGNINFEVLLNYEIENENYESDVSDLLLGGNYYLKKKQ
- a CDS encoding RNA-binding protein, putative, which produces MSIKSKIDMSLDELIEKENIKVNLKSSNEKKTVNKFIDKNTGQKYLHSIIISNVNSKNLELYKKEFSKFGKIYNIYHDNDKKITYVKYDNKNSCDNAISTMNNKTLDGDTITIVLGKKILDKKNGKNMNQNNIINNNLNNNKIIPPFKVPIYNPNAFPYYVNNNYSPYNNMPYPNTYQNNFFEKNITPYNNSNKNIYETHKNNTIIVTNVPTYLNAEDIFSAFQETGKIVDVQILMNEKRKLTGIVSIEYEKNEAASDAVRMYDGGFLNDNRIRVFLDCR